The window CAATGCCTATTGGGCAGCCAACATTCGCATAATCTACATTTGCCTGGCGATCTGGGCGATCGTTTCCTACGGATTCGGCATCCTGTTGCGCCCGGCGCTTTCGGGCATTGCCGTAGGCGGAACCGATCTCGGCTTCTGGTTTGCGCAGCAAGGCTCGATCATCTGCTTCATTGCGCTGATCTTTTTCTATGCGGCGTACATGAACAAGCTCGACCGCGAATTCGGCGTCGACGAGCAATAGGGGCGGAACACGGTTATGGATCAATATACCCTCAATCT is drawn from Sinorhizobium sojae CCBAU 05684 and contains these coding sequences:
- a CDS encoding DUF4212 domain-containing protein, which produces MADTPSSNAYWAANIRIIYICLAIWAIVSYGFGILLRPALSGIAVGGTDLGFWFAQQGSIICFIALIFFYAAYMNKLDREFGVDEQ